CAGACACCTCACATGCAGGAACATTTTGAACCTCCACTGAGTATGTGGAAATAAATTTCAGACATTACTGCTATCAATAATACTATCTCAACTCAGACTGTTAGATTTATACTTCACTCAAAATTCAAAAAAGGCTTAATATCAAGCCTTTTGTAAACCCTGAAACGGTAGACTATATCTTTTTCTCTCCAGTAGTCCCAAAACCTCAACATGTTCTTATATCTAACTTTTCCTTCTATAAATTGACTCAAGTTAAATTTCGTGTATTAGAGAAATTGAAATATTCTCTTTCTAATCTATAACTATACCTATTCCGTTCGAGTTTCAGCTAAATATATTCCCCATTCAGCTAATTCTTCAGGCGAATCATAAACAGTTTTTTCATTACTTTCATAGATTTCAGAGATTCCTGGCGAGGTCTTAGAAAAAGTTTTCCAAGCAGTCACTAGTTCTTCTACAAATTGAATATTATGAGGTTCAAAAAAGTCATTAAATTTCGATAGTTCTTCACTATAAATTGTCACAACATTATAGCTATCAAGCATAATCTCATCATGACTTTTATGCCCACCAAATCCAAACTTACTTAATCCATCATTAATAAGCAAATCACCGTATCTAATCAACAGTACTAGGCATTCCTCTCTTGAACAACCATCAATATAATAAACATCCTTATGGGATTCCTTGATAATATTCTTTGCTATCACTTTTTCTCTATCAATACTAACAGGCAATTCCAAAATAAAAAACAAGGGCTCGTCATGAATCGCAATAAAGTGTTGAAAAACCTCTAATATTTTTTCTGCGTGTACATTCGCCATCAAATGATGTTCAGTTAACTTTGTAAATGATTCAAATAGGCTTTCTACCAAGCTAACTTGATGAACTTTTACTAAATTCAACATTACACATCCTACAGAAAATTAAAACGGTAACTTCTCAAAGTAACTTCCACTTTCCTGACCAAAGTGGAAATTAGTTTGGGAATTTACCTAAAAATTAAAACTCAAGCTTTGCTAAGAAATTCATCACAACAATTACAAATTTCCTCAAGACCAAATCTTGGCTAAGTTTCATATATAAGAGGTGATGCATTAATTCCCAGAAAGCCATGCTCATAGGTAATAAATGTACCTCCTACGTGTAACTGGAAATATAAACTCAATAACACCACCTATCGGACCAAAACACTCAACTTCTGCTCTCAGTCTGATACTTCCTCATATATCAAAAAAATCTTACAATCAAGGCTTTTGATTACCCCTTTCGTTACAAGGGTTCTAGGCTTTTACCAGCAAAGCTACACACTCGACGTGATGCGTTTGCGGAAATAAGTCCACCGGCTGGACTTTCTTCAATTCATAGCCCAATTCTTGGTAGAGTTTGATATCACGCGCCATGGTTGCGACATTACAAGAGATATAGGCAATGCGGTCTGCTCCTGTTTGGGCGCTTGCTTTGATAAAGCTTTCGGTCAAGCCTTTGCGTGGAGGATCAACCAAGATAACAGTTGGTTGAATACCTTCCTTGAGCCAGTTCTTCATGGCGTTTTCAGCTGTGTCACAGACGTAGTTGGCGTTTGAAATATTGTTCAGTTGAGCATTCTTCTTGCTATTCTCAACCGCTTCTGGAATCACTTCAACACCATAGACTTCTTTGACATGTTTCGAAACAGAAAGACCAATCGTCCCAATACCAGAATAAGCATCAATAACCACGTCATCTTCTTTTAAATCCGCAAAATCAATGGCTGTTTGATAAAGTTTTTCAGCCATTTCAGTATTAACTTGGTAAAATGCTGGTCCAGCGATTTGGTAGTCATTTCCCAGCATCTGGTCGGTAATATAGTCTTGTCCATAAAGGGTGCGCCATTCCTTACCAAAAATCGCATTGGTATTTTGGTCATTGATATTTTGCATAACAGACACAATATCTGGGAACTGCTTGATTAGTTTTTCAATCAATTGCTCCACACGGAAAACTTTGGGACGAGTTGTTACCAAAATAACCATGATTTGTCCAGAATAGTGACCACGACGCACCACAAGATTTCGAATCAAGCCAGCTTGTTCCTTTTCATCATAAGGTTTCAAATCATAGCGACGCAGCAAGTCGCGTAGGGCTACTACTACCTCATCAATCACAGGATCTTGGATAAAGAAATCTTCCAATGGCATGAGGTCATGAGAATTCTTACGGAAAAATCCAGTTTCCAAGACACCATTAACACGACGAACAGGGACCTGTGCCTTGTTACGGTACTTGACTGGATTTTCCATGCCAAGTGTTTCAACAACTTTTACATCTGTAATTCCAGCAATCTTGTAAAGACTGTCCTTGACCTGCTTGGTTTTAAACTTGAGCTGTTCTGAATAAGAAAGGTGTCCTAAATCAGCGATTCCTGAACGCAGGTAAGCCAGATCGAGATCTTGATTACGGTGTGGCGACTGGACAAGGTATTCTTCAACTTTCCCAAAACCAATCTTTTTGTTTACTTTGAGGACACGCATAAGGATTTTTTCATTCGGTAAAGTATTTTCTACAAAAAAGACCAAACCATCCACC
This window of the Streptococcus sp. 116-D4 genome carries:
- the rlmD gene encoding 23S rRNA (uracil(1939)-C(5))-methyltransferase RlmD, which codes for MLKKNDIVEVEIVDLTHEGAGVAKVDGLVFFVENTLPNEKILMRVLKVNKKIGFGKVEEYLVQSPHRNQDLDLAYLRSGIADLGHLSYSEQLKFKTKQVKDSLYKIAGITDVKVVETLGMENPVKYRNKAQVPVRRVNGVLETGFFRKNSHDLMPLEDFFIQDPVIDEVVVALRDLLRRYDLKPYDEKEQAGLIRNLVVRRGHYSGQIMVILVTTRPKVFRVEQLIEKLIKQFPDIVSVMQNINDQNTNAIFGKEWRTLYGQDYITDQMLGNDYQIAGPAFYQVNTEMAEKLYQTAIDFADLKEDDVVIDAYSGIGTIGLSVSKHVKEVYGVEVIPEAVENSKKNAQLNNISNANYVCDTAENAMKNWLKEGIQPTVILVDPPRKGLTESFIKASAQTGADRIAYISCNVATMARDIKLYQELGYELKKVQPVDLFPQTHHVECVALLVKA